The Actinomadura sp. WMMB 499 genome includes a window with the following:
- a CDS encoding DUF2469 domain-containing protein — protein MSAEDLEKYETEMELQLYREYRDVVGLFTYVVETERRFYLTNSVDLQVRGTDNGEVFFEVTMQDAWVWDMYRPARFVKNVRVVTFKDVNVEELAKSDFEMPSDQ, from the coding sequence GTGAGCGCCGAGGATCTCGAGAAGTACGAGACCGAGATGGAGTTGCAGCTCTATCGCGAGTACCGGGACGTCGTCGGGCTGTTCACCTACGTCGTAGAGACGGAACGCCGCTTCTACCTCACCAATTCGGTCGACCTGCAGGTACGCGGCACCGACAACGGCGAGGTCTTCTTCGAGGTCACCATGCAGGACGCCTGGGTCTGGGACATGTACCGCCCCGCCCGCTTCGTCAAGAACGTCCGTGTGGTGACGTTCAAGGACGTCAACGTCGAGGAACTCGCCAAGAGCGACTTCGAGATGCCGTCCGACCAGTAA
- the dprA gene encoding DNA-processing protein DprA, with product MNAERAARAALSAVAEPGDAFLNRLIDHCGAGRALESIRTARPPDGLSVTAKESARLEHWRIRLIAAAPDEDLTVCAELGGRLICPGDPEWPTTLDDLGGERPYALWLRGPADLRRSCLHSVAIVGSRAASSYGVHVAAEFAAELADSGWTVISGGALGIDAAAHRGSMAAEGPTVAVLANGFDVPYPASNEGLFAEMARRSVLVSESPPGTHPHRLRFLVRNRVIAALSRGTVIVEAEARSGALNTASWARRLNRVVMAVPGQVTSRTSVGAHRLLREEGTVLVSRHEEVIEAVGRIGDDLAPAPRTPVLPRDRLEPVTRSVLESFPARGPVGPAQLAAKAGVPMPVVNAKLGILAAGGFVERAHAGWRLTPTAKSSPPNSRASDPAESAPTDA from the coding sequence ATGAACGCCGAACGGGCCGCGCGCGCCGCCCTCTCCGCCGTCGCCGAACCCGGCGACGCCTTCCTGAACCGGCTCATCGACCACTGCGGGGCCGGACGAGCCCTGGAATCGATCCGCACCGCCCGTCCGCCCGACGGCCTGAGCGTCACCGCGAAGGAGTCGGCACGCCTCGAACACTGGCGGATCCGCTTGATCGCGGCCGCCCCCGACGAGGACCTCACCGTGTGCGCCGAACTCGGCGGACGCCTGATCTGCCCGGGAGACCCCGAATGGCCCACCACCCTCGACGACCTCGGCGGCGAGCGCCCCTACGCGCTGTGGCTGCGCGGTCCGGCCGACCTGCGCAGGAGTTGCCTGCACTCGGTCGCGATCGTCGGCTCCCGTGCCGCCTCCTCCTATGGGGTGCACGTCGCAGCGGAGTTCGCGGCGGAGCTGGCCGACTCCGGCTGGACGGTGATCTCCGGGGGCGCCCTCGGGATCGATGCCGCCGCCCATCGCGGTTCCATGGCGGCGGAGGGCCCCACCGTCGCGGTCCTGGCGAACGGGTTCGACGTCCCGTACCCGGCGTCGAACGAGGGGCTGTTCGCCGAGATGGCCCGGCGCTCGGTCCTGGTCAGCGAGTCGCCGCCCGGCACCCATCCGCACCGGCTCCGGTTCCTGGTGCGCAACAGAGTGATCGCCGCACTGTCCCGCGGCACGGTGATCGTCGAGGCCGAGGCCCGCAGCGGCGCCCTGAACACGGCGTCGTGGGCCCGCAGGCTCAACCGCGTCGTGATGGCCGTCCCCGGTCAGGTCACCTCCCGGACGTCGGTCGGCGCTCACCGGCTCCTCCGCGAGGAGGGCACGGTCCTGGTCTCCCGGCACGAGGAGGTCATCGAGGCCGTCGGCCGCATCGGCGACGACCTGGCTCCGGCCCCGCGGACACCGGTCCTCCCCCGGGATCGGCTGGAGCCGGTGACACGGTCCGTCCTGGAGTCCTTCCCCGCCCGCGGCCCGGTCGGCCCGGCCCAGTTGGCAGCGAAGGCGGGGGTGCCCATGCCGGTGGTCAACGCCAAGCTGGGCATCCTGGCGGCGGGCGGCTTCGTCGAACGCGCCCACGCCGGGTGGCGCCTGACGCCGACCGCCAAGTCGTCGCCCCCGAACTCCCGAGCGTCCGACCCCGCCGAATCGGCACCTACCGACGCGTAG
- a CDS encoding YifB family Mg chelatase-like AAA ATPase, whose amino-acid sequence MWPNRHVTVSLFPASMPKRGSNFDLSIAVALLAAAEVVPARSCAGLVMIGELGLDGRIRAVQGVLPAVLAASQSGCRTVVVPHANAAEARLVPDVEVVSAHTLRGLLCILRDEPPPIEEAADEPPLGGRLTVGRKEIPSDVDLADVRGQADARRALEISAAGGHHLYFSGPPGCGKTMLAERLPTLLPPLEPESALEVTTIHSVAGTLPPGQPLISQPPFYAPHHTASRVAMVGGGSGRTLQPGAVSLAHRGILFLDEAPEFQHGTLDALRQPLEEGRVRICRAEGTATFPARFTLVLAANPCPCAAAKQIDCSCAPGIRRKYGTRISGPLLDRIDLKLELTPASRAELRYDLEFAETSKVVAERVLDARERSLKRLSGTPWRANSEIPGPELRRRFVPSGEAMRSADDALQRGTLSARGLDRLLRVAWTIADLAGHDEPEADDIGGALGLWTVGRV is encoded by the coding sequence GTGTGGCCCAACCGGCACGTGACGGTGTCGCTGTTCCCGGCCAGCATGCCCAAGCGCGGCTCGAACTTCGATCTCAGCATCGCCGTCGCATTGCTCGCGGCCGCGGAGGTCGTCCCCGCCCGGTCGTGCGCGGGACTGGTGATGATCGGCGAACTGGGACTGGACGGCCGGATCCGCGCGGTGCAGGGTGTGCTGCCCGCCGTGCTCGCCGCCTCCCAGAGCGGCTGCCGCACCGTGGTCGTCCCGCACGCCAACGCGGCGGAGGCGCGGCTGGTACCGGACGTGGAGGTGGTCTCCGCGCACACTCTGCGCGGCCTCCTGTGCATCCTGCGCGACGAGCCGCCGCCGATCGAGGAGGCCGCGGACGAACCGCCGCTCGGCGGCAGGCTCACCGTCGGCCGCAAGGAGATCCCCTCCGACGTCGACCTGGCGGACGTCCGGGGACAGGCCGACGCCCGCCGCGCCCTGGAGATCAGCGCCGCCGGAGGGCACCATCTCTACTTCTCGGGACCACCGGGGTGCGGGAAGACCATGCTGGCGGAGCGGCTGCCGACACTTCTACCGCCACTGGAGCCGGAGTCCGCACTGGAGGTCACCACGATCCATTCCGTCGCGGGCACGCTTCCGCCGGGTCAGCCGCTGATCAGCCAGCCGCCGTTCTACGCACCGCACCACACCGCCAGCCGCGTCGCGATGGTCGGCGGCGGCTCCGGCCGGACGCTCCAGCCGGGCGCCGTCTCCCTGGCGCACCGGGGGATCCTCTTCCTGGACGAGGCGCCGGAGTTCCAGCACGGCACTCTGGACGCGCTCCGACAGCCCTTGGAGGAGGGCCGGGTCCGGATCTGCCGGGCGGAGGGCACCGCGACCTTCCCGGCCCGTTTCACGCTCGTCCTGGCGGCCAACCCGTGCCCGTGCGCGGCCGCGAAGCAGATCGACTGCTCCTGCGCCCCGGGGATCCGCCGCAAGTACGGGACCCGCATTTCCGGCCCGCTCCTGGACCGGATCGATCTGAAACTGGAACTGACCCCGGCCAGCCGTGCCGAACTCCGGTACGACCTGGAGTTCGCCGAGACGAGCAAGGTCGTCGCCGAACGGGTCCTCGACGCGCGCGAACGCTCGCTCAAGCGCCTGTCCGGAACTCCCTGGCGCGCCAACTCCGAGATTCCCGGACCGGAGCTGCGCCGCCGTTTCGTCCCGTCCGGCGAGGCGATGCGAAGCGCGGACGACGCGCTCCAGCGCGGCACGCTGAGCGCCCGGGGTCTCGACCGGCTCCTGCGGGTGGCCTGGACCATCGCCGACCTCGCGGGCCACGACGAACCCGAGGCCGACGACATCGGCGGCGCTCTCGGCCTCTGGACGGTGGGCCGCGTATGA